From Humibacter ginsenosidimutans, a single genomic window includes:
- a CDS encoding LPXTG cell wall anchor domain-containing protein: MTLPALPAYSDGKTPGMLVLAMGIGGAAAEPTPDGPVTVSEPKVHPGDKVTFSAEGFYDSERVTGTVHSDPIDLGATNATAGKASLTWTVPADFELGSHEVTLTGADSGAVMQSTFDVVAAPSEPGDGGDGGTSGGSTGSGGSTGGGSSAGSHGAASDDSSLASTGSDITVGASLAALALLSGAGMLAARRRRRKA, from the coding sequence GTGACGTTGCCCGCCCTTCCGGCATACTCCGACGGCAAGACACCAGGGATGCTGGTGCTCGCCATGGGCATCGGGGGCGCGGCAGCCGAACCGACGCCCGACGGCCCCGTCACGGTCAGCGAGCCGAAGGTGCACCCCGGTGACAAGGTGACGTTCTCGGCCGAGGGCTTCTACGACTCCGAGCGGGTCACAGGAACGGTGCATTCCGATCCGATCGACCTCGGTGCGACGAACGCGACGGCGGGAAAGGCATCCCTCACCTGGACCGTGCCGGCCGACTTCGAGCTCGGCAGCCACGAGGTGACGCTGACCGGCGCAGACTCCGGTGCGGTGATGCAGTCGACGTTCGACGTCGTCGCGGCACCATCGGAACCCGGCGACGGAGGTGACGGAGGCACGAGCGGCGGGTCGACAGGATCGGGCGGTTCCACGGGAGGTGGGTCCTCGGCGGGTTCGCACGGCGCGGCATCCGATGACAGCTCGCTTGCCTCCACCGGAAGTGACATCACCGTCGGCGCGAGCCTCGCGGCACTGGCACTCCTGTCGGGTGCTGGCATGCTTGCGGCAAGGCGTCGTCGACGCAAGGCCTGA
- a CDS encoding substrate-binding domain-containing protein yields MLLENERHDAILDALNSRSSVRTEDLATTLGVSGMTVRRDLRLLEERGLLRRVHGGAIPVKQQVVEQRPGAGARPRATIGMVTPSGEYYYAAVIAGAKRAARDLGCRLVLGVSDYTEAVELHQVRRLLDLGVDGMLVTPSREFTESVELHKTLMRARVPVVIVERDLGEEPEQGPLESVRSDHAYGARLAVRHLAELGHDSIGLAMRDTPTAPWVRDGFRRALSEFTIDPARCFEHEITRNPDSDSPRRDNLERLLSRCIDTDTHALLVLTDVDAIGLLDLAAERGIRVPDDLSVVAYDDEVASLASVPLTAVAPAKHDLGHLAFSMCFERVGAESSLGASRGRIHLLPALNVRESTAAARPGA; encoded by the coding sequence ATGCTCCTCGAGAACGAACGCCACGACGCCATTCTCGACGCCCTGAACTCACGATCCTCGGTCCGGACCGAGGACCTCGCCACGACCCTCGGCGTCTCCGGCATGACCGTCCGCCGCGATCTTCGCCTCTTGGAGGAACGTGGTCTGCTGCGCCGCGTGCACGGTGGAGCGATCCCCGTCAAGCAACAGGTCGTCGAGCAGCGTCCGGGTGCAGGCGCGCGTCCGCGGGCGACGATCGGCATGGTGACACCGAGCGGCGAGTACTACTACGCAGCGGTGATCGCCGGAGCGAAACGGGCCGCGCGCGATCTCGGATGCCGCCTCGTGCTGGGGGTCTCCGACTACACAGAGGCCGTCGAGCTGCACCAGGTGCGCCGCCTGCTCGACCTGGGCGTCGACGGGATGCTCGTGACCCCGAGCCGCGAGTTCACCGAGAGCGTCGAGCTGCACAAGACTCTGATGCGAGCCCGGGTGCCGGTCGTCATCGTGGAACGTGATCTCGGCGAAGAGCCCGAACAGGGTCCGCTCGAGTCTGTTCGCAGTGATCATGCGTACGGCGCACGCCTCGCCGTACGCCATCTCGCGGAGCTCGGGCACGACTCCATCGGGCTCGCCATGCGGGACACCCCTACGGCGCCGTGGGTGAGAGACGGCTTCCGTCGCGCACTGTCCGAGTTCACGATCGATCCCGCCCGTTGCTTCGAGCACGAGATCACACGCAATCCCGACAGCGATTCACCGAGGCGGGACAACCTCGAACGGCTCCTGTCCCGCTGCATCGACACCGACACGCACGCCCTCCTCGTGCTCACCGACGTGGACGCCATCGGCCTTCTCGACCTCGCAGCGGAACGCGGAATACGGGTGCCGGATGACTTGTCGGTCGTGGCGTATGACGACGAGGTCGCCTCTCTTGCGAGCGTCCCCCTGACGGCAGTGGCTCCGGCGAAGCACGATCTCGGGCACCTCGCGTTCTCGATGTGCTTCGAACGCGTGGGAGCGGAATCGAGCCTCGGCGCGTCACGTGGCCGCATCCATCTTCTGCCTGCGCTCAACGTGCGTGAGTCGACGGCCGCGGCACGTCCTGGTGCGTAG
- a CDS encoding LLM class flavin-dependent oxidoreductase: protein MDYGHPLRFGTFVTPVNGRPQQPVQLAQLSEQLGFDLVTFQDHPYQPAFLDTWTLMSYVAAATTSIHIAPNVLNLPLRPAPVIARAAASLDLLSNGRFDLGLGAGGFWDPIAAMGGRRLTPGQAVDQLDEAIDVIRGTWDAGNRERFTGGEYYPVNGAKRGPAPAHDIPVWVGALKPRMLRLTGRKADGWLPSLGYLQPGDLQAGNARIDDAAADAGRRPDEVRRMLNIGGDLEAEQLVAFALDDGVSTFILAGDDAYTMQHFAEEVVPAVREAVDAERARRGTQVGSGRSAAALAKRSPEIAYDEIPESLRELAVEPGDFAYRTVKSTYARAGSPGLVLRPRTVDEVADAVAFARRTPNVPLGIRSGGHGLSGRSTNDGGIVIDLAALNEIGVLDEATRRVRVGPGARWMDVARALEPHGWALSSGDYGGVGVGGLATAGGIGFLAREHGLTIDHVVAADVVLADGTVVRASADENADLFWAVRGAGANVGIVTSFEFETDAVGDVGWTQLVFDASDTAAFLQRFGEAMEAAPRDTTLFLILARQRGEVIGQLYGVVDSSDPDTIIERLQPFAAIGPLAGQQVQLAPYADVMANASDAMHDGQGEPHFRSGLVAHLDAEVAVAGAAMVQSGATPWFQIRSVGGAVADVPSDATPYAHRAANFSITAIGRGDRFETLWKDLAEHFDGLYISFESREGPELVEQAFPPATLARLREIKGRYDPNAVFRDNFNVGVEDAVNG, encoded by the coding sequence ATGGATTACGGCCACCCGCTTCGGTTCGGAACCTTCGTCACCCCCGTGAACGGCCGGCCGCAGCAGCCGGTGCAGCTCGCGCAGCTGAGCGAACAGCTCGGGTTCGACCTCGTCACCTTCCAGGACCACCCGTACCAGCCTGCGTTCCTCGACACGTGGACGCTCATGTCGTACGTGGCGGCGGCGACCACGAGCATCCACATCGCGCCGAACGTTCTCAACCTGCCGCTGCGGCCGGCTCCGGTGATCGCACGGGCGGCGGCATCCCTCGACCTTCTCTCGAACGGGCGGTTCGACCTCGGCCTCGGCGCGGGCGGGTTCTGGGATCCGATCGCCGCGATGGGCGGACGCAGGCTCACGCCTGGCCAGGCCGTCGACCAGCTCGACGAGGCGATCGACGTGATCCGCGGCACGTGGGATGCCGGCAACCGCGAGCGCTTCACCGGCGGCGAGTACTACCCGGTGAACGGCGCCAAGCGAGGGCCGGCGCCGGCGCATGACATTCCTGTCTGGGTCGGGGCGCTCAAGCCGAGGATGCTGCGCCTCACCGGCCGCAAAGCCGACGGGTGGCTCCCGTCGCTGGGCTACCTGCAACCGGGTGACCTGCAGGCCGGCAATGCGCGCATCGACGACGCGGCAGCGGATGCCGGCAGGCGCCCCGACGAGGTGCGTCGCATGCTCAACATCGGCGGGGACCTCGAGGCCGAGCAGCTCGTCGCGTTCGCGCTCGACGACGGGGTGAGCACGTTCATCCTGGCCGGCGACGACGCCTACACGATGCAGCATTTCGCCGAGGAGGTCGTGCCCGCCGTGCGCGAGGCCGTCGACGCCGAACGTGCGCGTCGGGGAACTCAGGTCGGCTCAGGTCGCAGCGCAGCCGCTCTCGCCAAACGGAGCCCCGAGATCGCGTACGACGAGATTCCCGAGTCGCTGCGCGAGCTGGCGGTCGAGCCCGGCGATTTCGCCTATCGAACGGTGAAGTCGACGTACGCGCGCGCGGGTTCCCCTGGTCTCGTGCTGCGCCCGCGCACGGTCGACGAAGTGGCGGACGCCGTCGCCTTCGCCCGCCGCACTCCGAACGTGCCGCTCGGCATCCGCAGCGGCGGGCACGGGCTGAGCGGTCGCAGCACCAACGACGGCGGCATCGTCATCGACCTGGCCGCTTTGAACGAGATCGGGGTGCTCGACGAGGCGACCCGTCGTGTGCGAGTGGGGCCCGGCGCCCGCTGGATGGACGTCGCACGCGCCCTCGAGCCGCACGGCTGGGCGCTCTCCAGCGGCGACTACGGCGGGGTGGGAGTCGGCGGCCTCGCGACGGCCGGCGGCATCGGCTTTCTCGCGCGCGAGCACGGTCTCACCATCGATCACGTCGTCGCCGCCGACGTCGTGCTCGCGGACGGAACGGTGGTGCGAGCATCCGCCGACGAGAACGCCGACCTGTTCTGGGCCGTGCGTGGCGCAGGGGCCAACGTCGGCATCGTCACGTCGTTCGAGTTCGAGACGGATGCCGTCGGCGATGTCGGGTGGACGCAGCTCGTGTTCGACGCCTCCGACACCGCCGCCTTTCTGCAGCGATTCGGCGAGGCGATGGAGGCCGCTCCTCGCGACACCACCCTCTTTCTCATCCTCGCCAGACAGCGCGGTGAGGTGATCGGTCAGCTGTACGGCGTCGTCGATTCGAGCGATCCCGACACGATCATCGAGCGTCTTCAGCCGTTCGCCGCGATCGGCCCCCTGGCGGGGCAACAGGTGCAGCTCGCGCCCTACGCCGACGTGATGGCGAACGCGTCGGATGCCATGCACGACGGTCAGGGCGAGCCGCATTTCAGATCGGGGCTCGTCGCGCATCTCGATGCGGAGGTGGCGGTCGCGGGCGCGGCGATGGTGCAGTCGGGCGCCACGCCGTGGTTCCAGATCAGGTCGGTGGGCGGCGCCGTGGCGGATGTTCCGTCGGATGCCACGCCCTACGCCCATCGAGCAGCCAACTTCTCGATCACCGCTATCGGTCGGGGCGACCGCTTCGAGACGCTGTGGAAGGACCTCGCCGAACACTTCGACGGGCTCTACATCAGCTTCGAGTCCCGCGAGGGACCGGAGCTCGTCGAGCAGGCGTTCCCACCCGCAACCCTGGCGAGGCTGCGTGAGATCAAGGGACGCTACGACCCGAACGCCGTCTTCCGCGACAACTTCAACGTGGGCGTCGAGGACGCGGTGAACGGCTGA